A genomic window from Fusarium oxysporum Fo47 chromosome X, complete sequence includes:
- a CDS encoding CAP domain-containing protein, giving the protein MHFSSFIVSMMAAGAMAAPHGSWGNSNKHYKVVTEYEYVTHYVTAGGNAPQATYVPEQPAAAPVQEQQPAPVVVKKPKKNPAPQPTYVAAPEPEKEEPATTQEEAPAATQPSSDSGSGSSNLDADQQKALDLHNEARKAVGNEPLSWDDSLASGAQEWADHLAQLGSLEHSQGEDGENLYMGSGSNPYSAAVEAFLSEKSQYNGEAISGSNYMSFGHYTQCVWKTTTKVGMAVAKDSSGASWVVARYQKPGNMIGDKPY; this is encoded by the exons ATGCATTTCTCAAGCTTCATCGTTTCCATGATGGCCGCTGGCGCCATGGCCGCTCCCCACGGCAGCTGGGGCAACTCCAACAAGCACTACAAGGTCGTTACCGAGTATGAGTACGTCACTCACTACGTGACCGCTGGAGGCAACGCTCCCCAGGCCACCTACGTTCCCGAGCAGCCCGCCGCCGCCCCTgtccaggagcagcagccCGCCCCCGTCGtcgtcaagaagcccaagaagaacccTGCTCCCCAGCCCACCTACGTCGCTGCCCCCGAGCCCGAGAAGGAGGAGCCCGCCACCACTCAGGAGGAGGCCCCCGCTGCCACTCAGCCCAGCTCCGACTCTGGCTCCGGATCTTCCAACCTCGACGCTGATCAACAGAAGGCTCTCGACCTCCACAACGAGGCCCGCAAGGCTGTCGGTAACGAGCCTCTCTCTTGGGACGACTCTCTTGCCTCCGGTGCCCAAGAGTGGGCCGACCACCTTGCTCAgcttggcagccttgagcACTCTCAGGGTGAGGATGGCGAGAACCTTTACATGGGCAGCGGCTCCAACCCCTACTCcgctgctgttgaggctTTCCTGAGCGAGAAGAGCCAGTACAACGGCGAGGCCATCTCCGGCTCCAACTACATGTCCTTCGGTCACTACACCCAGTGCGTCTGGAAGACCACCACCAAGGTCGGTATGGCCGTCGCCAAGGACAGCTCCGGTGCCTCTTGGGTTGTCGCCCGCTACCAGAAGCCCGGTAACAT GATCGGTGACAAGCCTTACTAA